From the genome of Candidatus Cloacimonadota bacterium, one region includes:
- the hflK gene encoding FtsH protease activity modulator HflK produces MEGFEEIKAKVPKMPNISKKKVIYFVVILAAIIIFATGLYTINPEEVGVIQRFGKYIHTTEPGLHFKIPFGVDVLTKVPVRKVKKEEFGFRTLKSGIQTKYSTRDYSTESVMLTGDLNIADVEWIVQYRIKDPVKYLFRIRNIGETIRDVAESVVRQVVGDRSVDEVIVLSRKEIADQVQQLLQDKLNDYKIGIEIVTVNLQNVNPPERVKPAFNDVNSAKQEKERIVNEAWQRYNQIIPEARGKAKRTIEEAEGYAINRVNRATGDAERFNQIFNQYRKAKTVTKKRLYLETMQKILPQVEKIYIVDDKLKGILPLLNLDKGGK; encoded by the coding sequence ATGGAAGGATTTGAAGAGATTAAAGCAAAAGTTCCGAAAATGCCGAATATCTCAAAAAAGAAAGTGATCTATTTTGTTGTAATTCTTGCTGCAATCATCATCTTTGCCACAGGATTATACACGATCAACCCGGAAGAAGTCGGAGTTATCCAACGATTTGGAAAATACATCCATACGACCGAGCCGGGATTACATTTCAAGATTCCGTTCGGAGTTGATGTTCTGACTAAAGTTCCGGTCAGGAAAGTGAAAAAAGAGGAATTCGGGTTCAGGACTTTGAAATCCGGTATTCAGACGAAATATTCGACCCGCGATTATTCAACGGAATCCGTGATGTTGACCGGAGATTTGAATATTGCCGATGTGGAATGGATAGTCCAATATCGAATTAAAGACCCGGTCAAATATTTGTTCAGGATCAGGAATATCGGAGAGACGATCCGGGATGTTGCGGAATCTGTTGTGCGACAGGTTGTTGGTGATAGAAGTGTAGATGAAGTGATTGTTTTAAGTCGTAAAGAAATTGCCGATCAGGTTCAACAACTACTCCAGGATAAACTTAATGATTATAAAATTGGAATTGAAATTGTTACGGTAAATCTCCAGAATGTGAATCCGCCGGAAAGAGTTAAACCTGCTTTCAACGATGTGAATTCGGCAAAACAGGAGAAGGAACGGATTGTGAACGAAGCCTGGCAGAGATACAACCAGATCATTCCCGAAGCGAGAGGTAAGGCCAAGCGAACGATCGAAGAAGCCGAAGGTTATGCTATAAATCGTGTAAATCGAGCAACCGGAGATGCGGAAAGATTTAATCAAATATTTAACCAGTATAGAAAAGCAAAAACCGTTACCAAAAAACGACTTTACCTCGAAACGATGCAGAAAATTCTACCGCAAGTCGAGAAAATTTATATTGTGGACGATAAACTAAAAGGAATTTTACCGCTCCTGAATCTTGATAAGGGAGGAAAATAA
- the hflC gene encoding protease modulator HflC, producing the protein MKHKGMLIIIVIAVIVIFNAFYVLDERQQVIITQFGDPVGDAITNAGLHIKVPFIQKVHYFEKRILEWDGDPKQIPTSDKRYIWLDTFSRWQIVDPLKFYETTRTEMSAHSRLDDIISGTTRDIVSSNPLIEIVRNTNRKLEFTAEYEESSLEEIVEEPINFGRGAIADSIFALANPKVAEYGIKLIDVKVKRINYVDEVRLKVYERMVSERKKIAEKYRSAGQGNAAEILGKMQRELDQIQSEAYKTAQEIIGKADADAINIYAKAYNKDPEFYEFLKTLETYEKTIDKKNTLIMTTDSDYYKFMKKAK; encoded by the coding sequence ATGAAACATAAAGGAATGCTTATAATTATAGTTATCGCTGTTATCGTTATCTTCAATGCATTTTATGTTCTCGACGAAAGACAGCAGGTTATTATCACCCAGTTTGGAGATCCTGTCGGAGATGCGATTACAAATGCCGGATTACATATAAAAGTGCCGTTTATCCAAAAAGTTCACTATTTTGAAAAACGGATTTTGGAATGGGACGGGGATCCCAAACAAATTCCAACTTCCGATAAAAGGTATATCTGGTTGGATACTTTCTCACGCTGGCAGATCGTAGATCCGTTAAAATTCTATGAAACAACGAGAACCGAAATGTCTGCTCATAGTCGCCTGGATGATATTATCAGTGGAACAACCCGCGATATTGTCAGTTCCAATCCACTCATTGAAATTGTCAGGAACACTAACCGGAAATTGGAATTTACAGCAGAATATGAAGAAAGTTCGCTGGAAGAAATTGTTGAAGAACCGATTAATTTTGGAAGAGGTGCAATCGCAGATTCGATTTTTGCTTTAGCAAATCCCAAAGTTGCCGAGTATGGTATAAAATTGATCGATGTGAAAGTGAAGAGAATAAATTATGTAGATGAAGTGCGGTTGAAAGTTTATGAAAGAATGGTTTCCGAGCGGAAGAAAATTGCGGAAAAATATCGTTCTGCGGGTCAGGGAAATGCTGCTGAAATTCTTGGAAAAATGCAGAGAGAACTCGATCAGATACAATCAGAAGCGTATAAAACAGCACAGGAAATTATCGGAAAAGCCGATGCTGATGCGATCAATATTTATGCAAAAGCATATAATAAAGATCCTGAATTTTATGAATTTTTGAAAACCCTGGAAACTTATGAGAAGACTATCGATAAGAAAAATACACTCATCATGACTACTGATAGTGATTATTATAAGTTTATGAAGAAGGCGAAATAA